Sequence from the Sciurus carolinensis chromosome 1, mSciCar1.2, whole genome shotgun sequence genome:
CCATGGTGAAGGATGTCCTGATATCAAATCTTGAGAAAGGCCATCCCTCTCCACTGGTCCTGGGAACTAAAGGTCTGGTGCTCCAGGGGGTCCTGATGGCCCAGGGTTTCTGGGTGGTGGTGGCAGTACAGAGAGAGTACAGAGAGTGCCACCAGCTGCCCGACCTCGGGACTCTCCTGTGCTGTGGCCCACACCCTAAGCTGCTTATCTTCTGGGATGGACAGGACCAGGGATCGAGGTCATCCCCTCCTCCCACTTCCACCCCTAGCACTCCAGTCTGCTGGGGCTGGGGGGCAGGAGACTTGATAAGCTGGGCACAAGGCCACTCGCTCCTTCCACCTCCTCTGCAGTGGTAAGGGAGGCTTCCGGCCAAGGCTGGACCCTGGgatcagggaggagagggaggcttCCAGCAAAGCCTGGACACCAGGATCAGGGAGGCAGGCACCTCCCAAAAGAGTGGGCATGGGCCACATGGCCAGGAACCCTTGATAGCAGGGCCAGTCAGGAGATAAGGGGCTGGCCACCTCCCAGGAAGGACGGGAAGGGGGGCCTTGCCCTCTGAGGACATGAGACCCGGGTGGGTTTGGCCTTCATTAGGGCACAACAAACCAGCTTGGagttgcccccacccctccccttccACCACAGCTCACCCAGTGTTCTACGTAAGTGGAATATCAGTACTGCCCCCGTCCACTGGCTGTCCCCAACCAGAGCACTATCCACACTCCACACCTCAGCCCAGAGACCCTCCGGCCTGCTGGGCggcctctgccctcctcttcccaccccagCGCTCCACTCCCTGCTGTTCCGCCAGCAGAAGAATGTGCACACCTGAGAGCTTTGCACTTCCTGTCCCCTCCGCTCAGAACTCCCTGATCCTCACCTGGCTAGTTTCTTCTCATCAGCCAGGACTCCCCTGGGAGGTCACTCTAAGGAGTGACCAGTGGGGCCTGGGGACAAGAAGACCCAGACTGGGCTGAGAAGTGACTTAGACCTGGGAGGCCCAAAAGCACTGATGTCCTTGGCCCGGCAGAGGCCCTGGGGAGACCCCATTCTCATGTCCCACACCCTAGCCCCACACCCTGTCCTAGGGAGGTCTGCATCTCAACCTGAAGTGGGCTGTGGGACTTTGCCCACCCCCACTTCCAAATCAGATCCTGGAGGGCATGGGCTTCTGGTTCTGCCACCCAAGCCCTTTGTCCCCACCCCCAGGACTCCAGGATCAGTGCTTTGTCTCTCCCAGGAAACACCAGTCCCACTGAGCCCAATTCCCCTGCGGTGCTGATACTACTACAAGGAGGGGCCAGAGCTTGCCAGGGCACCTGCCCAAGGACTTGATCTGGGGAGCCCGCCTCACCCTAAGCCCTCTGGAAGGAGCGTTCTGCTGGACCTGGAGGATCCAATCCCTCCTACCCTCTGGCCAGGGGGCCTGGGAAGGAACCTCTCCTGGGGAGGAAGCCCCAGTGTGCTCTGCGAGCAGCGGACCCACCTGCACCCTGCAGCCACCCTGCGAGAGCAGCCATTGCAGGCAGGCGAGGTGGCCGGTGGCTGCGGCGTCGTGGGCCGGTGTGGCGCCGTTGCGTGCGCGGGCCGCGGCAGGCAGGGCTGCCTCCTCCACCAAGAAGCGCAGACAGTGCAGCTTTCCCGCACGGGCCGCGTGGTGCACAGGCAGGGCGTCCAGAGGGTCGCGCAGCGAGGGCCCCAGCAGGTTGGCGGCATGCAGGGACCTTAGCACATCCAGATCTCCCTGCCGGGCCGCCTGCAGCGCCTGCTCCAGGGCCATGGTACAGCCCGCGGCGCTGCGACCCCGCGCTCAGTGCGTTTCCCGGGGTGCCATGCGCGTGACTGGGCCGTCGGGGCTGTGGGGACCCGGAAGGCGGAGCGGCTGTCTGCCTGGCCTTGGCTCTGCACCGCTTAACGCTCCGCTCCGCCTCAGCCGACTCTGGGGCGGGGACCCCGCGGGCGCCCAGCTAAAGCCTCGGGCCCGCCCCCGTCCCGCCCCCTTTTCGCCCCGCCTCCGCCGCCCAGAGTCGCCCGCGGGGACCACTCAGGCGACAGGGACAAGTGCATTCAGGGGCTTCTTTCCTAATTTGCCTCACGTAAAAATCGAGGACCCAAAGGACCGCAAAACGGCTAGAATTCGAGAGTTGTCGGGGCATAGACGAATTCATTCCGCTACCCACCTGGCCACTAGCTGTTCCGGGCGCTGGGAACACAAGCCAGCAATGATTACAGTTCCAGGGGATGACACGTGTCTTTAGAACAGGAAAATGGGGGCAATAGGAAGTGATTTGTCGGGGCTACTTGGGCGGCCAGGGAAAGATGCATCTGAAGGAGCCGTCAGAGTTCGGGGTGCTAAGAAGGGGCATTCATTCCAGGCGGAGGGGAGAGGTCCGAAAGAGCAAAGGCCCTGAACAGGAACAGGCCCACTAAACCCTCGAGGGCTCTGGGTACCCTGGGAGCGTCGAGAGTGCTAGGCCTTCAGACCTACGAACTGCCCTCAGATCCTCTtgcagggagaaagggaaggaggaaaggccCCGCGTGACCAGTGCGCTCAGAACTGTGGGTCTAGACACCGCGGATTCAGATCTCCCAAGGCCGCTGTCCCGAGTGGGGGGAGTCCACCACGGGCTTGAAGGCCTGGGGCTGCCAAGCCAGACGAGAAAGTGGGGATGGGAGGGCTGGGGCCAGTGGGGAGACGCACCAGCGCCGTCACCTAGAAGGAAGATGCCGCGACCCCGCGCTAGGACGCAGGAAGGCGCCCGAGGGCGGGCAGCTAAGCGCATGTGCGCCAAACCACCCTGCGGGCGTGGCTAGAAACCGGTTGTGGGAGCTGGAGGAGGCAAGGACCTCTAGACCCGAGCAGAAATGCCAGAAAGTGGGGGCTGCGGAGCCGTAGGAGCGCAATGAGCATATCGAGCGACCTTGATACAGCCTgtgcccttcctttctcttcgcaccccacccaccccattgGAGACCAGTGAGAGCCCGCCCCTGTCGGCCGCTTTCACCCAGGGCCATGCACCTGCCCGCCCAAGGCGGCTCTGGATATGCTGTAGGATGAAGCTGCTTCCAGGAACACTGGGAGTCTTGGTGGTGACGTCTGCGGTTGCCTCCAATACCATTCCCAGGGGCCGCCACCTGATGGCACCATGCGTGGTGGCTTTTAGAGGCTCCTGGTGCCCTAAACACCAGAGCCACTGTGCCCTGCATGACCAGGCGGCTTTCCAACGACTTCAACCCAGTCGGACCCGCCTCACTGTCTCCATGGGACCTGGGTCGTTGGGATCTGGGACATTTTCCCAGCAGTTTCCGGATTCCTGACAGCCTCACTTCTGTCTGTCATGGCATCGAGCAGTGAGCTCGCTGCCTAGGCACTGCCACCTCCAGCATACCCAGAGAGGCAGGGACACCCTCAGCCAGCAAGTAGCAGGAGTGAGGCAACTAAAATGACTTGTCCTGGGCTCTGTTCCCCTGGGACTCCTTCATGACTACAGATCCCTGCAGTTCATGTCCTCCACCGGCTAGGTGCCCCTCCCCAGCCATGGACACCTCATCTATTACACGCACTGCTACTATTCCTCTGAGTAAGGCAGatgcccctgggcccttcccACTGCTGCTAGTGACATCTACACAAAAGCCAGCCATGAGCACCCCCACCCTCGCTGACCAGTTTTTCAGATTCCCTTGAAGACACTGCCTTAACCCAGACAGGGAGCCTGGCTCTTTCTGTCAAGTCTTTTTGTCCTCTCTGGGCTCTTTTCCAGCAGTAAGATGTGACCCATGCCACTTATCAGGCTCTGTTCCAAGCCTCACCTGGATATTAATTCACACAGGGAAGCTGAGGGAAGTATagctattatccccatttcatagcaggggaaactgaggcacggggaGCTTGTTTCGTTTTAAAGCATCTCTCCTAAGGTGATGCATATGGGAAGTGGCAAAGCACACTCTCCACTCCCCTCTGTGCTCTTCTTCCCTCTGTACCTGAAGTTCTCTGGCCAGAGCACCCCACTGTCTCCCACCCTCTAGGTGTCAGTTTAGGGACTCCCTCCTCTCACCTCTCTGCTGGGATCACCCATCCCACCTACCCCTGTTGGGTGGGAAGAAACTGTTCAGGCACCTCTCCCACCCAAGGGCCAATGGACTTCCCAAGAGCGTGTCCCCATGGTACTGTAGGTGGCCCCAGCTCACCTAAAGCCTGCACCCTACATCCTGCCCACCCAGCTGTCTCACCTAAGTTCCTCTGATTCTAAAGGACTCCTTCCAATAAGCAACAAGACCCCACAATCCTTTGATTGAAGTAAACTTTGGGTGACCTGGTCAAAGTCCTTTATAGTcatgggagagggggagggagagacttAAATTCAGGGGTAACTGACATTGCAAAAGGGTTTTGGTTCCTCTGTGGCCCCACCCCAATCTTCAAGTGATGTCCCTAGTCCTGGAGGGGGATGTCCCAGAGGAActgccttcccccaccccttcccctcaGTATGCGTCTCAGTGACCCAGGTTCTGGTGCAGGGTGAGCCAGCTATGCAGCCTCGGGTGTGTGAGTGGAGAGGCCTGCAAAGCtcttaaataataattaattccCTCGGAGGGGACTGGCTCATAGGCATCTGGACTCAACCATGAGTGAGGGACAGGGGTTCAGGCACCACCAAGCCTTGCAAGGTCACAGGTGATGAATGCTTTGTTCTCATAATTGGAGCTGTATGAGGGTTAGTGGAAGTTAGGGTCAAAAAGGGTTTGGCCCTGAGCTTAGCACACAAGAAGTACTCCTGGATTGTGACCAGTGGTCCTCTGTGCGGCACAGACAGGAGTGGGTGGCCTAGCTCCCTTTGTCCAGGCTCTGGTCCCCTTTCTGATGGGGAGCTGGTCTTCTTGCGCCCTGTTGGAGGAGCACTGCGGAAGGGGACCTGGGCTAGAAGTGGGGGTTGGGCTCCGCTGGAGAAAGGAGGGGTCCGTGCAGCACCCTGGACAGAGTCTGCCTTGATTGAACCCCGTGGCACTTACTCCTGGCTTTGGTTTGGTGGGTCCAACAATCTGCCCCGCAGTTTGCGGTGTGGTCCGCGGGGGTGGCCGTTGCCCCACCAGCCCATCGGGGGAGGGGAGCCCGCAGCAGATGGGCGGGGGACGCCTGCCAGTTTGCAGCAGCAACGGCCACGCGTCGCGGAGGCGTGCCCTGGCGCGCCGCTGGGCCCCCACACTCCCAGAGGAGGGCGGCGGAGAACCGGCACCTAGGACGCTCCGCCTGCGGGTCATGTGAGCTCCGACTGTCCCGCGGGTGGAGAATCTGGAGCCCAGAGTCGGGTGAAATAAAATGAGCTCTAGGTGGTCCTGGGTTGCCTCCTTTGAGGTTCAATGTCCCCATCCAAAACCGCGGGTGAGGGAACCAGCTGATCCCTGATTCGGTAAGCCTCGGAGGAGCTTACGGAGGAGTCTAATCCCCGAGCCCTGTCCTGACTTGTAGCCTGTCCCAACGGCTAGGGCAGGACCAGACGcgacctctctccctctctccggGCCTCAGTTCCCCGCCCAGGTCGGAGCAGCTGTGGCAGGAGTCTCTCTAGTAATCCTCATGGGATCTCCCCGGCACCCTGGCCTTGGCACTCCTGCAGCCTCTGGGTCCCGGCCCGGGCTCGTGGAACGCCGGGTCCTCACGCAGAGGATGAATGGAGAAGGGCTGCTGGAGACGAGGGACGGCAGCCAGAGCCAGGGCGGGCCTGGCTCCACCGCCCTCTCTTCCGCCGGGTCggctgtgctaggagcccagtgaCGCCCACGGATTCCGTGCGGCCCGCCGCGGCCGTGTTAGAAGGCTGGGAGCAAGATCCCTGGGGACACCACGGTCTCCTCCTTTAGCCCCATCCTCAGCAGGAACAAAGACCAGAGTGGGAgtggcggggcggggcggcgacGCCGCCTACTTAAAGCCGGGCTGCCGGCGCCGCACACTTCTTTGGCGCGGGCTCCCGCCGTGCCCCGGACTTGGCCCCTGGTCTCCGTCTCTGCTCCTCCTGCAGACGCAGGTCACCCCCGCGCCGGACCGCAGCGACCGCCGCTTTCCTCCGAGCATGGGACTGCCTCGCAGGGCAGGGGACGCGGCGGAGCTGCGCAAGCTAGGAACTGGGAACTAGGGACTGGAGGCGGGAGGGATCTGGCACCGCCACCCACCTAACCGCAGCCTCTGCCTCAACCCTGCGCCGCAGACCCTGAAGCCGCTGCTGGAGAAGCGCAGGCGCGCGCGCATCAACGAGAGCCTGAGCCAGCTCAAGGGGCTCATCCTGCCTCTGCTGGGCAGGGAGGTGAGTCCCCAGCGGTTCGTGCGGCTCGGCGAACcgggaggcggaggcggagggcCATGGGGCGCCGAGGGCGGGCTGTGCTCCAGCCTGAGGAACAGGCGAGGGGGATCCCAAGGCCAAGCTGCGGGACAGGCATCGAGGAGCCTAGCCACCGAGGACCTGGCGCTCCTGTCATGGCAAGAGCGCGGCGCTCTCGGTGGCTGCTGTCAGAggtctgttttgtttgttggtcTCTGTTCCCCGCTTCCCGGCCTGGTGCAGAACTCGCGCTTCTCAAAGTTGGAGAAGGCCGACATTCTGGAAATGACCGTGCGCTTCCTGCAGGAGTTGCCTGCGTCCCCCTATCCCCCCGAAGTGCCACGTGAGTGACTCTGCTCCCACTCCCCGCCCACCCCACCCTGCGCCCTGAACCGCTCACCCTGCCCTGTCTCACACCTCTCTCCTCCTGCAGCGCCACGCGACAGCTACCTAGAGGGCTACAGTGCCTGTGTGGCGCGCCTAACTAGTGTTCTGCCTGCCTGTCGCGTCCTGGAGCCCGCCGTGAGCTTGCGCCTGCTAGAGCACCTGCGGCGGAGGGCTTCCTGTGTCAGCCCTGACAGCCTGCGGGCTGGGGACTCCGGTGGCCCCACCTCGCCAGCAACACCACCTGAGCCGGCTCCCATGCCCTCTCCACCTGCACCTCCCAGTGGCCCTGGCCTCTGGCGGCCATGGTAGCACCTGGTAGGTCCATGGACCCTACAAGGGACCTGGAAGGCCCCAGGCAGGTCAAGGAAGCTCTCGGTGGTGGCCACTGTTCCCAAAATGAAGGACCAGCCAAGCACCCACATGGGGTCTGGAAACGGATGTTCGAAACCCGTGTGGAGACTGAAGACCTCAAGGGCTCAGCTGGAACAAATAAGGGGAGCTGCCCTGCCTCACCCCCAGGACA
This genomic interval carries:
- the Hes2 gene encoding transcription factor HES-2, encoding MGLPRRAGDAAELRKTLKPLLEKRRRARINESLSQLKGLILPLLGRENSRFSKLEKADILEMTVRFLQELPASPYPPEVPPPRDSYLEGYSACVARLTSVLPACRVLEPAVSLRLLEHLRRRASCVSPDSLRAGDSGGPTSPATPPEPAPMPSPPAPPSGPGLWRPW